CCGTCGCCCTTCACGGCCGCACTGCCGCGCAGTTCTATTCCGGCCAGGCCGATTGGTCTGCCATCGCCCGCCTCCGCGAGGCCCTGCCGGATATCCCGGTGCTGGGCAACGGCGATATTTGGTCCGCCGAGGACGCAGTCCGCATGGTGCGGGAGACCGGCGTGGACGGCGTCGTGGTTGGCCGTGGCTGCCAGGGCAGGCCTTGGCTGTTCGGCGATCTGCAGGCCGCTTTCGAAGGAAGCGACCAGCGGCACCGGCCAGGACTTCGCGAAGTGGCTGAAGGCGTCTACCGTCACGCCGAGCTGATGGTGGAAACGTTCGGGAACGACGAATACAAGGCTCTCCGCGAGATCCGCAAGCACATGGCCTGGTACTTCAAGGGCTACGTGGTGGGCGGCGAACTCCGCGCCAAGCTGGCCACCGTACCCACCCTCGAGGTGCTGCGCGAATACCTCGATGAACTGGATATGGACTCGCCCTACCCGGGTGTGGATTCCGAAGGACCCCGCGGCCGTGCGGGCTCGCCCAAGAAGCCTGCCTTGCCCAAGGACTGGCTGGTGAGCCGTCAGCTGAACGCTGAACAGAGCGCGGATATCTCGGCCGCGGAGCTTGACGTTTCGGGCGGCTAGCCTCACACGTGTAAGACTGACTCAAGAAGCTCCACACCCCGGCGCTTGAAGGAGGCAGATACCCATGGGAACCGAAGCGATACTTGGCCATGACGGGACGACTCACGATTTTGTGCTGGCCATCCCCGGTTACGCTGAGGCAGATTCCGCGAGGTGGGTCGAAGAGCCTCGCAAGAGCAACTATCGCTCGGACTTTGAACGGGACCGCGCCAGGGTCCTGCACTCCTCGGCCTTGCGCAGGCTCGGTGCAAAAACGCAGGTAGTTGCCCCGGATACGGACGACTTTGTCCGAACCAGGCTGACCCACAGCCTGGAAGTGGCGCAAGTGGGCCGTGAGCTTGGGCGCTCCCTGGGCTGCGATCCTGACGTCGTGGACACTGCATGCCTGAGCCACGATCTCGGTCATCCGCCCTTCGGCCACAACGGCGAGTCCGCGCTCAATGAAGTTGCGCACACCATCGGCGGCTTCGAGGGCAATGCCCAAACCCTCAGGCTCCTGACCCGCCTGGAACCCAAGGTTCTGGCAGAGGACGGACGGCCGGCTGGACTCAACTTGACCCGTGCCAGCCTGGACGCCGCGTCCAAATACCCATGGTCCGCCGTCGATGCCCCTGTGATCCATGGCCACCGCACCAGTAAGTTCGGCGCTTACGAAGACGATCTTCCCGTCTTCGAATGGCTGCGCGAAGGCGCTCCGGGAAACCGTTCGTGCATCGAAGCTCAAGTAATGGACCTTGCCGACGACATTTCGTACTCGGTCCACGACGTTGAGGATGCGATCGTCGCCGGCCATTTCCAGCTGAAGTGGATGGAGAACCCGGACCACCGGGCTCGCGTGGTGGGATACACCAAACAGTGGTACCTGCCGCATAACGATCCCGCAGAAATTGATGCCGCCCTCGCCCGCCTTGAGGCCACCAAGGTCTGGGTCCGCGAAGCTGATGGCAGCCGGAAATCCATGGCGGCGTTGAAGGACATGACCAGTCAGCTGATCGGCCGGTTCTGCCAGAGCGCCATGGAAACAACGCGTGCCCATTTCGGTCCAGCCAATCTGACCCGCTACGACGCTGAGCTCATGGTCCCCGAGGAGACCGTCACGGAGATTGCCGTCCTCAAGGGCCTGGCCACAACCTTTGTCATCTCAACGGACCACCGCCAGCCGGTGTACGAACGCCAACGCGAAGTGCTGCACGCGCTCGTGGGTGTTTTGAACGCCACCGGTGACCGTCACCTGGAGCCGATGTTCGCCGCGGACTGGCGGGACGCCGTCGACGACGGTGCGCGGCTGCGCGTGGTGATCGACCAGGTGGCGTCGCTGACGGACGTGTCAGCGTTGGCCATGTATGAGCGCCTCGTGGGCAGCCTTCCGTCGCTCTGGTAACGCTTCCGAGGCTCAGTTAACGGCGGGGACTCTTCGGCCAAGCGACTAGGATGGTCACGTGGCTGGCCTGATCAAACGTGAAGATATCGACGAAGTACGCCAGCGCACGGATATCAAGGAAGTCGTTGACGGTTACGTCACCCTCAAGGGCGCCGGGCTGGGCAGTTTCAAGGGCCTTTGCCCCTTCCACGACGAACGCTCGCCTTCCTTCACTGTTCGCCCGCAAGTGGGCAGGTACCACTGCTTCGGCTGCGGCGAGGACGGAGACGCCATCTCCTTCGTCCAAAAAATGGACCACAGCTCCTTCCACGAGGCTGTTGAGAAACTGGCCGCCAGAATCGGCTACGAGCTGCGTTACGAGGACGGCGGCACCGGTCCCAGCCGCGAGGAAGTAGGCAAGCGCCAGCGCCTGCTGGATGCCCACAAGATCGCCGACGAGTTCTTCCGCGCCCAACTGTTGACGCCCGGAGCAGCCGAAGGGCGCAACTTCCTGGATGGCCGGGGGTTCGACCGCTCCGCCGCCGAACATTTTGGTGTGGGATACGCGCCCCAAGGCTGGGACGGACTGCTGAAGCACCTCCGCGGCCGTGGATTCACGGATGCTGAGTTGAAACTCACAGGGATGTTCTCGGCCGGGGGACCCGGAAACCAACAGAGGATTTACGATCGCTTCCGCGGAAGGCTGATCTGGCCCATCAGGGACATCGCGGGAGACACCATTGGGTTCGGTGCCCGCAAACTCTTTGAAGACGACCAGGGGCCCAAATACCTGAACACCCCTGAGACCACGCTCTACAAGAAGTCCCAGGTCCTCTACGGGATCGACCTCGCCAAGCGGAACATCGCTAAAGAACGGCAACTGGTGGTGGTCGAGGGCTACACGGACGTCATGGCCTGCCACCTTGCCGGAGTCGCGACGGCGGTGGCCACCTGCGGTACTGCGTTCGGTACCGAGCACATCAAAGTGGCCCGGCGGCTGCTCTCGGACGATGGCAGCGGGGGAGAGGTCATCTTTACCTTTGACGGCGACGCCGCCGGCCAGAAGGCAGCCCTGCGGGCGTTCGAGGAAGACCAGCGCTTCCAAGCCCAGACGTATGTGGCAGTTGAACCCAGCGGCGCCGATCCCTGTGATCTTCGTCAACTCAAGGGCGACTCCGCGGTGCGGGACCTGATCAGCAGCCGGAAACCCCTCTTTGAGTTCGCCATCAAAGCCTCGCTCCGCAGGCACAACCTCGACACCGTGGAAGGCCGTGTAGCTGCCCTGAGGGAGGCCGCCCCCGTGGTGGCGCAGATCAGGGACTCTGCCGCGCGGCCGGGCTACACCCGCGAACTTGCAGGGTGGCTGGGGATGCCCATCGAAGAGGTCAGCCGATTCGTTGGCGGAGCTGCCAAGCGCGCCGCCGCGGGCGGTTCGGGAGAACAGTCGACGACGGCGACAGCACCGCCGTCGAGCAGTCCGGTTTTCCATCGTCCCGACCCGCGCGACCCCGTGGCCGGGATGGAGCGCCAGGCGCTTGAGGTGGCGCTCCAGGATCCTGCTGTCCTAGGTGGCGTGTCGTGGGAGCGCTTCGAGGCGTCCCACTTTGCCACGCCTGCCTACTCGGCGGTCCACGCTGCCATTCGTGCCACCGGGCTTGCCCACGCGGCTGATCCTGTGGCCTGGGTGGAACAGATCCGCCAGGAAGTCCCGGAACCCCTGAGGTCGCTCGTCTCGGAGCTCGCGGTGACACCCTTGCCGGCCAGTACGCCCGAGGCCATGCAGCGGTACTGCCGCGACATTCTGGCCCGTCTCTTCGAACTGCAGATCACCCGCATCAAGGCAGACAAGATGGGGCAGCTGCAGCGCTTGGACGCGGGCGCCAATCCGGAAGAATTTCAGCGGCTGAACCGGGAGCTGATGCAGCTTGAAATGGAGCGCAGGGCGCTGCGTTCGGACGGCTGACAGCGCCGATTTCGTTTTCCGGCGGGCCCCTGTTAAGCTAGTAACCGCTTCATTCCTCCGTAGCTCAATTGGCAGAGCATTCGACTGTTAATCGAAGGGTTACTGGTTCAAGTCCAGTCGGAGGAGCGCACAATACCCCCGTTCCGGGCTTTCGGAACGGGGGTATTTTTATACCCCCAGGGGGTATGCTGTGCCGATTTCGCATTCCGGTAGAACCTTTGCTAAAGTCATAACCGCTTCATTCCTCCGTAGCTCAATTGGCAGAGCATTCGACTGTTAATCGAAGGGTTACTGGTTCAAGTCCAGTCGGAGGAGCATATGGACCCCGTACCGGCTTCACTGCTGGTGCGGGGTCCGCTTTTTATCAGACGAAATCCATCTCCACCTGCAGGAAACGGGCGGCCTCGGCCACGGCGGCGAGGAACGAATCCTGCTCGGTGGGCGGAGTCCTGGGCTCGCGGGGATGCCATTCGTGGGGTGCCGAGTAGACGCGGGTGAAGCCGCCGCCCGGCGGGGCATAGAAGATGCCGAAGCGCTGGACCGGCCATTCAGGGGAGGTCTCCGGGGCGACCAAAAGCGCGGCGTCCGTTTCGGGGTTGTACCACTGGGCAATGGGGCGACGGCGATCGTCGGTAAAAAGCCCTGCGGCGTAGAGGGCGGCCGACTGCGGGCTGGTCACCGAACACAGCCGGTCCCACCACAGCGGCAGGATGCGTTCATCCCGACGCTGCCACGGTGCCGGAAGCGGCTGCAGCTCTTGCCAATGTGGCACATGTCAACTTTATCGCCAGCGCGTGGCCCGGAGAAGAGGGAGCGCTACCTGGACAGACCCAGCCTGGGATACAGCACCTCAAAGCCTTTGGTTAGTC
This genomic interval from Paenarthrobacter aurescens TC1 contains the following:
- a CDS encoding putative IMP dehydrogenase / GMP reductase domain protein (identified by match to protein family HMM PF01207; match to protein family HMM TIGR00737), with protein sequence MRICNNGWVTVVATPPAPKLELPPLKLGGITVDTPVILAPMAGITNSAFRRLCREYGGGMYVAEMVTSRALVERTPESLRIISHDEDEKVRSVQLYGVDPVTVGAAVRMLVEEDRADHIDLNFGCPVPKVTRRGGGSALPWKIDLFTSIVQTAVKEASKGGIPLTIKMRKGIDEDHLTYLDAGRIARDAGVAAVALHGRTAAQFYSGQADWSAIARLREALPDIPVLGNGDIWSAEDAVRMVRETGVDGVVVGRGCQGRPWLFGDLQAAFEGSDQRHRPGLREVAEGVYRHAELMVETFGNDEYKALREIRKHMAWYFKGYVVGGELRAKLATVPTLEVLREYLDELDMDSPYPGVDSEGPRGRAGSPKKPALPKDWLVSRQLNAEQSADISAAELDVSGG
- the dnaG gene encoding DNA primase (identified by match to protein family HMM PF01751; match to protein family HMM PF01807; match to protein family HMM TIGR01391) → MAGLIKREDIDEVRQRTDIKEVVDGYVTLKGAGLGSFKGLCPFHDERSPSFTVRPQVGRYHCFGCGEDGDAISFVQKMDHSSFHEAVEKLAARIGYELRYEDGGTGPSREEVGKRQRLLDAHKIADEFFRAQLLTPGAAEGRNFLDGRGFDRSAAEHFGVGYAPQGWDGLLKHLRGRGFTDAELKLTGMFSAGGPGNQQRIYDRFRGRLIWPIRDIAGDTIGFGARKLFEDDQGPKYLNTPETTLYKKSQVLYGIDLAKRNIAKERQLVVVEGYTDVMACHLAGVATAVATCGTAFGTEHIKVARRLLSDDGSGGEVIFTFDGDAAGQKAALRAFEEDQRFQAQTYVAVEPSGADPCDLRQLKGDSAVRDLISSRKPLFEFAIKASLRRHNLDTVEGRVAALREAAPVVAQIRDSAARPGYTRELAGWLGMPIEEVSRFVGGAAKRAAAGGSGEQSTTATAPPSSSPVFHRPDPRDPVAGMERQALEVALQDPAVLGGVSWERFEASHFATPAYSAVHAAIRATGLAHAADPVAWVEQIRQEVPEPLRSLVSELAVTPLPASTPEAMQRYCRDILARLFELQITRIKADKMGQLQRLDAGANPEEFQRLNRELMQLEMERRALRSDG
- a CDS encoding putative Deoxyguanosinetriphosphate triphosphohydrolase (identified by match to protein family HMM PF01966; match to protein family HMM TIGR01353), encoding MGTEAILGHDGTTHDFVLAIPGYAEADSARWVEEPRKSNYRSDFERDRARVLHSSALRRLGAKTQVVAPDTDDFVRTRLTHSLEVAQVGRELGRSLGCDPDVVDTACLSHDLGHPPFGHNGESALNEVAHTIGGFEGNAQTLRLLTRLEPKVLAEDGRPAGLNLTRASLDAASKYPWSAVDAPVIHGHRTSKFGAYEDDLPVFEWLREGAPGNRSCIEAQVMDLADDISYSVHDVEDAIVAGHFQLKWMENPDHRARVVGYTKQWYLPHNDPAEIDAALARLEATKVWVREADGSRKSMAALKDMTSQLIGRFCQSAMETTRAHFGPANLTRYDAELMVPEETVTEIAVLKGLATTFVISTDHRQPVYERQREVLHALVGVLNATGDRHLEPMFAADWRDAVDDGARLRVVIDQVASLTDVSALAMYERLVGSLPSLW
- a CDS encoding hypothetical protein (identified by Glimmer2; putative); its protein translation is MPHWQELQPLPAPWQRRDERILPLWWDRLCSVTSPQSAALYAAGLFTDDRRRPIAQWYNPETDAALLVAPETSPEWPVQRFGIFYAPPGGGFTRVYSAPHEWHPREPRTPPTEQDSFLAAVAEAARFLQVEMDFV